The Podospora pseudocomata strain CBS 415.72m chromosome 1 map unlocalized CBS415.72m_1, whole genome shotgun sequence genome has a segment encoding these proteins:
- a CDS encoding uncharacterized protein (EggNog:ENOG503NV7V; COG:P) — protein MAVTHVHVDNMANMAAYTPKETAELMSRIGAMRGRARPDKIFFSAFMAGCLVSFTSASAVIATAAPWFQENAPGLIRMISGLIFPSGIVMILISGSELFTGSNMITGIAWMHRRLPLKNLLMHWFLCFWGNMAGALFVMAIIVGYGGVFDNEIFKRQAIATAQLKQITPQWHQIFLRAIGCNWLVCLSCYLGLQAKDVTSKVAGMWWPIFAFVTMGLEHVVANMFFIPIGIFLGAPGISVGLYIWKGMLLFLFLPGCLSCKMLTRIVQASFPQLSETCSVAFSSAASFTSTCTSWERILLLSTGSTISSQSALWRRAIFLPFAAAQSSRIAVARAATLAGSSSALFKHLRLPPSTRFSR, from the exons ATGGCTGTCACACACGTCCACGTCGACAACATGGCCAACATGGCGGCCTACACGCCAAAGGAGACAGCCGAGTTGATGTCTCGGATTGGTGCCATGAGAGGAAGAGCACGACCCGACAagatcttcttctctgccTTCATGGCCGGCTGTCTCGTCAGCTTcacctccgcctcggccgtCATCGCCACTGCCGCCCCATGGTTCCAGGAAAACGCCCCCGGTCTGATCAGAATGATCAGTGGCTTGATCTTCCCCAGCGGCATCGTCATGATCTTGATCTCGGGCTCTGAACTCTTCACTGGTTCCAACATGATTACTGGCATTGCTTGGATGCACAGGAGGCTGCCGCTCAAGAACCTGCTCATGCACTGGTTCCTTTGCTTCTGGGGCAACATGGCTGGCGCGTTGTTCGTAATGGCCATCATTGTTGGCT ATGGTGGCGTTTTCGACAATGAGATCTTCAAGCGGCAGGCTATTGCCACTGCTCAGCTCAAGCAGATCACTCCCCAATGGCATCAAATCTTCCTGCGCGCTATCGGTTGTAACTGGCTGGTCTGCCTCTCTTGCTATCTCGGTCTCCAGGCTAAGGATGTGACGTCCAAGGTCGCGGGCATGTGGTGGCCCATCTTCGCTTTCGTCACCATGGGACTGGAGCACGTTGTCGCCAACATGTTCTTCATCCCCATCGGCATCTTCCTGGGAGCCCCTGGGATTAGCGTTGGACTTTACATATGGAAGGGTAtgcttctcttccttttcttaCCTGGGTGTTTGTCGTGCAAGATGCTAACCCGAATCGTCCAGGCATCATTCCCACAACTCTCGGAAACATGCTCGGtggctttttcttctgcGGCTTCTTTTACTTCTACATGCACCTCTTGGGAGAGGATCCTGTTGCTGTCGACGGGGTCTACTATCAGCAGCCAGAGCGCTCTCTGGAGGAGGGCAATCTTTTTGCCATTCGCAGCGGCACAATCGTCGAGGATCGCGGTGGCAAGAGCAGCAACTCTAGCGGGGAGTTCCAGCGCACTGTTCAAACACCTACGActgccgccatcaacaaGGTTCAGTAGGTGA
- a CDS encoding uncharacterized protein (COG:V; EggNog:ENOG503NUM1) — protein MSPAQPIKFKPRPDRLLEASTFVSNSYLSSSPIAQEILARDLAECCDDYGTHDCRCGHDYDDDVDFETEPLEVTNAQGSSFAPRSSGVAYGTLRPIITTETAASSDVALSRDAERSLLRDNHILPPKHRRGLAEPAWKQMYRRMFSTKVPQSDEVGPIISASSTKALESTPLLQDIYLDPPSPTESDEINRWEAAVAANVLKTTWQREAQTLTQYSRSLIITFLLHYSVTVTSVFTVGRIGRLELGAVSLATMTANITCYAPVQGLSTCLDTLCAQAYGSGHKHLVGLQLQRMTYLLWMLLVPIVTLWWFSGSVLASIIPEPETAALAGLYLRVLILGTPGVAAFESGKRFVQAQGLFHATTFVLLIGASVNIFANWFFVWKMGWGFTGAATAVVFTQNLLPFLLFLYVRFIEGMECWNGLTRRAFSNWGPMVKLALPGMIMVEAQYFAFEVLTLAASQFGSAHLAAQSVVVTVTSTTFNIPFPLSIAASTRVANLIGARLSGAAKTSAKVALVAGCLVGLFNLTLLSSLRFKIPYLFTNDEEVAAIVSEVLPICAVLQLFDALAAISHGLLRGIGRQSIGSFTNLGSYYLVALPISFSTGWVLGWKLEGLWFGIAIGLAVVSSVELWYLYQANWDHAVEEAEMRMRSDDVCHGEFK, from the exons ATGTCGCCGGCACAGCCTATCAAGTTCAAGCCCCGTCCTGACCGCTTGTTGGAGGCATCAACATTCGTCTCCAACTCGTACCTATCCTCGTCGCCCATTGCGCAAGAAATCCTAGCTAGGGACCTTGCAGAATGCTGCGATGACTACGGAACCCACGACTGCCGCTGTGGGCACGACTATGACGATGATGTCGACTTTGAGACCGAGCCCCTGGAGGTGACCAACGCCCAAGGCTCATCCTTTGCACCGAGATCTAGTGGTGTAGCCTATGGCACCTTGAGACCCATCATCACGACTGAGACAGCTGCAAGCTCAGATGTCGCACTCTCTCGTGATGCCGAGAGGAGTCTACTTCGGGACAACCatatcctccctcccaagcaTCGTCGAGGACTTGCCGAGCCAGCCTGGAAGCAGATGTATCGGCGGATGTTCAGTACCAAAGTACCTCAGAGCGATGAGGTCGGCCCTATCATTTCGGCATCCTCCACAAAAGCCCTCGAGAGCACACCTCTGCTGCAAGACATCTACCTGGACCCGCCGTCCCCTACCGAGAGCGACGAGATCAACCGATGGGAAGCGGCGGTAGCTGCCAATGTCCTCAAAACAACGTGGCAGCGCGAAGCCCAAACTCTCACACAATACTCGAGGTCGTTGATCATCACATTCCTTCTACACTACTCGGTCACTGTCACAAGTGTTTTCACTGTGGGCCGCATTGGTCGTCTGGAACTTGGAGCCGTCAGTCTCGCCACCATGACCGCCAACATCACCTGCTACGCCCCAGTTCAAGGCCTCTCAACTTGCCTGGATACGCTCTGTGCCCAAGCCTATGGATCTGGCCACAAACACTTGGTCGGACTGCAGCTTCAGAGAATGACATATCTGTTGTGGATGCTGCTAGTTCCTATTGTTACCCTGTGGTGGTTTTCAGGAAGCGTGCTAGCCTCGATCATTCCGGAGCCCGAGACAGCTGCGCTGGCGGGGCTGTACCTCCGGGTGCTGATTCTCGGGACACCTGGCGTTGCGGCATTCGAGAGCGGCAAGCGCTTCGTGCAGGCTCAGGGTCTGTTTCACGCAACAACTTTTGTTCTTCTCATTGGCGCTTCAGTCAACATCTTTGCCAACTGGTTCTTTGTATGGAaaatgggatgggggttcACGGGCGCTGCAACAGCCGTCGTCTTCACGCAGAATCTTCTTCCATTCCTGCTTTTCCTCTATGTTCGGTTCATTGAAGGCATGGAGTGCTGGAATGGGCTCACTCGACGAGCTTTCAGCAACTGGG GGCCAATGGTCAAGCTTGCTCTTCCTGGAATGATCATGGTTGAAGCGCAGTATTTTGCCTTTGAGGTCCTCACACTGGCAGCCAGTCAATTCGGCAGTGCTCATCTTGCCGCACAGAGCGTCGTTGTCACGGTGACGTCCACGACATTCAACATCCCCTTTCCACTTTCCATCGCGGCCTCAACACGCGTGGCAAACCTTATCGGGGCCAGATTAAGTGGCGCTGCGAAGACCAGCGCAAAAGTG GCACTCGTGGCTGGATGTCTGGTGGGACTGTTCAACCTCACCCTGCTCAGCAGCCTCCGATTCAAGATACCGTACCTCTTTACAAATGACGAAGAGGTTGCAGCCATCGTGTCAGAAGTGCTACCCATATGCGCTGTCCTGCAACTCTTTGACGCCCTGGCAGCAATATCACACGGCCTTCTCAGAGGTATCGGGAGGCAGAGCATTGGTAGCTTCACCAACTTGGGTTCATACTATCTCGTGGCGCTGCCTATCTCGTTCTCGACTGGATGGGTTCTTGGATGGAAACTGGAGGGGCTCTGGTTCGGCATTGCCATTGGCCTAGCAGT TGTTTCGAGCGTGGAGCTCTGGTACCTGTACCAGGCTAATTGGGACCATGCTGTGGAAGAGGCGGAGATGAGAATGCGTTCGGATGATGTCTGTCATGGGGAGTTTAAATGA
- a CDS encoding uncharacterized protein (EggNog:ENOG503PDRM), whose translation MGGHGFLPPSTSRIHTANVKTYPRYLGCKSRDAEMGPDPLASTGIPPFEGPPPPPPPTDFNFTFPTNGTNFTVGTNETFLPWGPIPTDAGRSLQADIVACAVITWLIALGFVVVRFYTRGRLNNVLGASDWCIIPALVFAAGVMASSLEQMARGAGKHAWEADWMQMSALERAAWYGILFYNLSLTFSRISILLLYRRIFTYSWAKRAIQIVLVLVVLIGIWLVVSVCTACIPLEAFWNWGLFFTQEVYCQPGNIWWANAALHIVSDLVIMALPMPVLSALKLPRRQKYALVGVFALGFFVCIVSIIRLVYLIDIVKKAGYDATYTSAQMIYWTSVEVSAAICCACLMTLKPLIQRLFPRLLSPNSGSKTQRENSSLQWIDPITGHPIRRDSRQSFIGLAAQLGRRGSRRLSETSDKTSSKRKVSLLRQVEEHEVGLPLVNNNNGLADYKLNRPVMQGDLESQQTCSVSAGARGGSSLHPSNTTDHHNEDDDDISPLDTTSGGRSPGSGSLRAPPRAHLRLSIQVTRSVKVEKHPRSPQPGETFGGVNVGRTPPPRRRSDHADDDEDEEEDSDEDEYDLPESPRGTRIMRMNQREDRDRDYRGEKVGSVARRGGV comes from the exons ATGGGCGGGCATGGTTTCCTACCCCCATCGACATCAAGAATCCACACCGCCAACGTCAAAACATACCCAAGGTACCTAGGTTGCAAGAGCCGGGACGCAGAAATGGGACCCGACCCTCTGGCCAGCACTGGCATCCCTCCCTTCGagggaccaccaccaccaccaccgccaacagatTTCAACTTCACATTCCCAACAAACGGGACAAACTTCACAGTGGGAACCAACGAGACGTTTCTACCTTGGGGGCCAATACCGACTGATGCTGGGCGATCGCTGCAAGCCGATATCGTGGCTTGCGCGGTGATAACATGGCTCATCGCGCTTGGGTtcgtggtggtgaggttttACACGAGGGGTAGACTCAACAATGTGCTGGGGGCGTCGGATTGGTGTATCATTCCGGCGTTGGTGTTTGCCGCTGGTGTGATGGCTAGTTCTCTTGAGC AAATGGCTCGAGGGGCCGGGAAACACGCTTGGGAGGCGGACTGGATGCAGATGTCGGCGCTGGAAAGGGCGGCTTGGTATGGGATTCTGTTTTACAATTTGAGTCTCACCTTCTCAAGGATTTCGATACTTTTGCTGTATCGACGCATCTTTACCTACAGCTGGGCGAAGCGGGCGATTCAGATTGTGCTTGTTCTTGTGGTGCTTATTGGGATCTGGCTTGTTGTTTCGGTTTGCACGGCTTGTATCCCGCTTGAGGCGTTCTGGAATTGGGGTTTGTTTTTTACGCAGGAGGTGTATTGCCAGCCGGGGAACATTTGGTGGGCGAATGCGGCTTTGCATATTGTTAGTGATTTGGTGATTATGGCTTTGCCG ATGCCAGTGCTTTCAGCTTTGAAACTGCCGAGACGCCAAAAGTACGCTCTTGTTGGGGTGTTTGCTTTGGGGTTTTT CGTCTGCATCGTCTCCATCATCCGCCTAGTCTACCTTATCGACATTGTCAAAAAAGCCGGCTACGACGCAACCTACACCTCGGCCCAGATGATTTACTGGACCTCGGTCGAGGTCTCCGCCGCCATCTGCTGCGCCTGCCTCATGACCCTCAAACCTCTCATCCAACGCCTCTTTCCCCggctcctctcccccaactcgGGCAGCAAGACCCAAAGAGAAAACAGCAGCCTCCAATGGATCGACCCCATCACCGGCCACCCCATCCGCCGTGACTCACGCCAGTCCTTCATCGGCCTCGCTGCTCAACTAggccgaagaggaagcagaagGCTAAGCGAAACATCAgacaaaacctcctccaagcgCAAAGTGAGCCTCCTCCGGCAAGTGGAAGAACACGAAGTCGGACTACCGTTggtgaacaacaacaacgggcTGGCAGACTACAAACTTAACAGGCCGGTCATGCAAGGGGATTTGGAATCACAGCAGACGTGCAGTGTTTCTGCTGGTGCGAGAGGGGGGTCATCGTTGCATCCGTCGAATACGACTGATCACCATaacgaggatgatgatgacatcTCTCCGTTGGATACCACGAGTGGAGGGAGGTCACCTGGTTCAGGAAGTTTACGAGCACCGCCACGGGCTCACCTGAGGTTGTCGATACAGGTTACCAGGTCGGTCAAGGTAGAGAAGCACCCGAGGAGTCCACAGCCGGGGGAGACGTTTGGTGGTGTGAATGTGGGGaggacaccaccgccacggAGAAGATCGGatcatgctgatgatgatgaggacgaggaggaggatagcgATGAGGATGAATACGACTTGCCTGAGAGCCCTAGGGGGACGAGGATCATGAGGATGAACCAACGGGAGGATAGGGATAGGGATTACAGGGGAGAGAAGGTGGGATCGGTggcgaggagagggggggtgtaG
- a CDS encoding uncharacterized protein (EggNog:ENOG503P8CQ; COG:S), with translation MGLLTTTLTILAAAASVVNADAAAAPAAPAAIPRITSLTFSGPGCVRDPKHTGGLSDPTFSFSNFASSLPGTTKTLNCQAHLQAAGASPGWQVAVKTNIVKGNVYLTPGTSLDYFTTVFFSQDAAKTGTARGHIAATDRTIDQAVTLVSNTGANKVWSPCTGADGSIGILNVNFRSALNGDGKAYFEALTENWDLEWRKC, from the exons ATGGGCCTCCTCACAACAAcactcaccatcctcgccgccgccgcctcggtAGTTAACGCCGACGCAGCCGCCGCCCCGGCCGCGcccgccgccatcccccgcatcacctccctcaccttctccgGCCCCGGCTGCGTCCGCGACCCAAAGCACACCGGCGGCCTCTCCGACCCaaccttttccttctccaactttgcctcctccctccccggcaCGACAAAGACCCTCAACTGCCAGGCCCACCTCCAAGCCGCCGGCGCCTCCCCGGGGTGGCAGGTCGCCGTCAAGACCAACATCGTCAAGGGCAACGTCTACCTCACCCCGGGCACATCCTTAGACTACTTCACCACCGTCTTCTTCAGCCAGGACGCCGCCAAGACT GGCACCGCCCGCGGACACATCGCGGCCACGGACAGGACCATCGACCAGGCCGTCACGCTCGTGAGCAACACGGGCGCGAACAAGGTCTGGTCTCCCTGCACGGGTGCCGACGGGTCGATTGGGATTTTGAATGTCAACTTCCGGAGCGCGCTGAACGGGGATGGGAAGGCGTATTTTGAGGCTTTGACTGAGAATTGGGATTTGGAGTGGAGGAAGTGCTAG